A stretch of the Pseudoalteromonas phenolica genome encodes the following:
- a CDS encoding arylesterase, with amino-acid sequence MKLINNLCLLFIFFLVGCSDAPTLSRLQQDDVILAFGDSLTQGVGVSKQHSYPSVLESLSGVTVINAGISGETTSEGLNRFADVIEQHAPTLVILLEGGNDILQNKNLDETQENLNDMIEIAKSYGVEVVLIGVPQKNLFSSSAPLYQALADKHQVVFEPTLISRLMKKPSMKSDYIHFNKAGYKTMAESIYQLLTENGAF; translated from the coding sequence ATGAAATTAATAAACAATCTCTGCTTACTTTTTATTTTCTTTTTAGTCGGTTGTAGTGATGCTCCCACTCTAAGCCGTTTACAACAGGATGATGTCATTCTCGCTTTTGGCGACAGCTTGACTCAGGGTGTCGGCGTGTCGAAACAACATAGCTACCCAAGCGTGCTTGAATCGCTCTCAGGCGTCACAGTAATCAATGCAGGTATATCTGGAGAAACAACCAGTGAGGGGTTAAATCGATTTGCTGATGTCATTGAGCAGCATGCTCCAACATTAGTTATTTTATTAGAAGGCGGAAATGATATTTTACAAAATAAAAACCTTGATGAAACACAAGAAAACCTTAATGACATGATCGAAATAGCAAAAAGCTACGGCGTAGAAGTTGTGCTCATTGGTGTACCTCAAAAAAACCTTTTCTCAAGTTCTGCGCCGCTTTACCAAGCTTTAGCAGACAAACACCAAGTTGTATTTGAGCCTACATTAATTTCTAGATTAATGAAAAAACCATCCATGAAATCTGATTATATTCACTTCAATAAGGCTGGCTACAAAACAATGGCTGAATCAATTTATCAATTACTAACAGAAAATGGTGCGTTTTAA
- a CDS encoding M28 family metallopeptidase: MKSYIPMALSSLISLVATTVNAHTQIEYIDQQKLHDINRAVSATNIEKDIKKLVSFGTRHTLSETESDTRGIGAARRWIKAEFEAISKACGGCLEVYYQSEVISGEKRIPNATEVVSVIAIQRGQTDPNRFVMMSGDIDSRITDVMNFTDDAPGANDNASGLAGTLEAARVLSKYKFNGSIVYAALAGEEQGLFGGKIMAKQAKADGWRLKAVLNNDMIGNIEGVNGVINNTTARIFAEGTRQTENADDIRNRRFRGGEVDSPSRNLARYIDWMADRYIPNLDTMVVYRLDRFRRGGHHRPFNDLGFPGVRIMETNENYNRQHQDLRTENGIAYGDTIDGVNFDYAAKLTALNAVSLAGMAWAPTPPAQVSIKGAVSPDTTLSWQLANSKENPQLAGYKIYWRLTDAPQWQYSKFVGKVDSYTLKNVVIDNYFFGVASVSKDGFESPVVFPGHAGDFGD; encoded by the coding sequence ATGAAGAGCTATATACCTATGGCACTGTCCTCGTTAATAAGTCTGGTTGCGACAACAGTGAATGCACACACGCAAATCGAATACATCGATCAACAAAAACTCCATGATATTAATCGCGCTGTATCAGCTACAAATATTGAAAAGGATATAAAAAAGCTCGTTAGCTTTGGTACACGCCATACGTTATCAGAGACAGAGTCGGACACTCGAGGCATTGGTGCAGCAAGGCGTTGGATAAAAGCAGAATTCGAAGCAATTTCTAAAGCCTGTGGCGGTTGCTTAGAAGTATACTATCAGTCTGAAGTTATCAGCGGTGAAAAGCGTATTCCTAACGCTACTGAAGTTGTGAGCGTCATCGCCATACAGCGTGGACAAACAGATCCAAATCGGTTTGTGATGATGTCAGGTGACATAGATTCTCGCATTACAGACGTGATGAATTTCACCGATGATGCACCCGGCGCAAATGATAATGCTTCAGGTTTGGCTGGCACCTTAGAAGCCGCTCGGGTACTGAGTAAGTACAAGTTCAACGGCAGCATAGTCTATGCGGCACTGGCAGGTGAAGAGCAGGGATTGTTCGGTGGCAAGATTATGGCTAAGCAAGCAAAAGCAGATGGCTGGCGATTAAAGGCGGTATTGAACAACGACATGATCGGCAACATTGAAGGTGTAAATGGGGTGATCAATAACACTACCGCACGCATATTTGCCGAAGGCACTCGACAAACAGAAAATGCAGACGACATTCGCAACCGTCGTTTCCGAGGTGGCGAAGTTGACTCGCCTAGCCGTAACTTAGCCCGTTATATAGACTGGATGGCCGACCGTTATATTCCAAACCTAGATACCATGGTGGTGTATCGTTTAGATAGATTCCGCCGTGGTGGACATCATCGTCCATTTAATGATTTAGGTTTCCCTGGTGTGCGCATTATGGAAACTAATGAGAACTATAACCGACAGCATCAAGATTTACGCACCGAAAACGGCATCGCGTACGGAGACACTATTGATGGCGTTAACTTCGATTATGCGGCTAAATTAACAGCGCTCAATGCCGTATCACTTGCAGGAATGGCCTGGGCACCGACGCCACCAGCACAAGTCAGCATTAAAGGGGCAGTTTCACCCGACACCACACTGTCGTGGCAGCTCGCAAATAGCAAAGAGAACCCACAGCTTGCAGGTTATAAGATTTATTGGCGACTAACTGATGCACCGCAATGGCAATACAGCAAGTTCGTAGGCAAAGTTGATAGCTATACGCTGAAAAATGTGGTGATTGATAACTACTTCTTTGGCGTTGCTAGTGTCAGCAAAGATGGTTTTGAAAGCCCTGTGGTGTTCCCAGGACACGCTGGTGATTTTGGGGACTAA